A part of Deltaproteobacteria bacterium genomic DNA contains:
- a CDS encoding FliA/WhiG family RNA polymerase sigma factor (involved in the initiation of sporulation and glycogen biosynthesis), translated as MAKTRRGVLKDYTDAFFGNGKPLTREKREELILKYSPLIKYVAGRLAMRLPPNISPDDLISSGVIGLMDAIEKFDSSKNIRFKTYAEFRIRGAMLDELRSLDWIPRSIRKLATELEKTYGYLEKELNRPAEDKEVAEALGVSIEKFHKLLDKTKSITFLDIENIRRRMPDDNENDLFDLIADDGKIDPFALLNKTEIKEILIKAINALPEKEKIVVSLYYYEDLTMREIGEIMGYTESRISQMHTKAMLRLRAHLASVAEEIDE; from the coding sequence ATGGCAAAGACCAGGAGGGGGGTACTCAAAGATTATACCGACGCATTTTTCGGCAACGGCAAACCACTCACGCGGGAGAAACGCGAGGAACTGATACTGAAGTATTCTCCTCTGATCAAGTACGTTGCCGGAAGACTTGCCATGCGTCTGCCCCCAAACATATCCCCGGACGATCTCATAAGCTCAGGAGTCATCGGATTGATGGATGCTATTGAAAAATTTGATTCATCAAAAAATATCCGATTCAAGACTTATGCGGAATTCCGTATCCGCGGGGCCATGTTGGATGAACTCAGATCTCTTGACTGGATCCCGAGATCCATACGGAAATTGGCCACAGAACTGGAAAAGACCTACGGATATCTGGAAAAAGAGCTCAATCGACCTGCAGAAGACAAAGAAGTTGCCGAGGCATTAGGGGTCAGCATAGAAAAATTTCACAAGTTGCTGGACAAAACAAAGAGTATAACCTTCCTTGACATAGAGAATATCCGCAGAAGAATGCCGGACGATAATGAAAATGATCTCTTTGATTTAATAGCAGACGACGGCAAGATAGACCCTTTTGCCCTATTGAACAAGACCGAGATCAAAGAGATTTTGATAAAAGCCATTAACGCACTTCCTGAAAAAGAAAAAATCGTAGTCTCTCTCTATTATTATGAGGATCTCACAATGCGGGAAATAGGAGAAATAATGGGATACACGGAATCACGGATTTCCCAGATGCACACCAAGGCTATGTTAAGACTGAGGGCACATTTAGCCTCTGTAGCAGAGGAAATCGATGAATAA
- a CDS encoding phosphoethanolamine methyltransferase — MRNSDSNTSKRKTGPLQSPDHSARVTRRLSNKERLRSFLQIFRRHDRVLVVIVADPDAMASAFAVKRLLSRRVEEVTIAHNNDIKRVNNLAMRDLLKIPLHRLKGIRQDQYSKFVLVDSQPPHHPDLASISYNAVIDHHPVTDGWNAPFVDIRPEYGAVASMLTEYLKAANIKPTVALATALFYGIKADTLNFSKKTSQSDVLCFQYLFKRINQQLLNKIETAVIRQSELKYFKIALENMRTSKKRIYVHLGRVGNPDILVVVADFLAHVHEIGWVIISGQYGEKLIVIFRCDGYKKNAGKLATRVFGKIGSAGGHRQSARAEVPFRNLPEGAAKNFTTNVLLRLMVKHLV, encoded by the coding sequence ATGAGAAATTCAGATAGTAATACCAGTAAACGCAAGACTGGTCCATTGCAATCTCCCGATCATAGCGCACGTGTTACAAGAAGGCTTTCCAACAAAGAACGTCTCCGCTCTTTCTTGCAGATCTTCAGGCGACACGATCGCGTACTGGTCGTAATAGTAGCTGATCCGGATGCCATGGCCAGTGCCTTTGCAGTAAAAAGACTGCTCAGCCGGAGAGTGGAAGAGGTGACAATCGCTCATAATAATGACATAAAGCGTGTGAACAACCTTGCAATGAGAGACCTGCTCAAAATCCCACTGCATCGCCTGAAGGGAATAAGACAGGATCAATACAGCAAATTCGTGCTGGTAGATTCCCAACCTCCGCACCATCCGGACCTGGCCTCAATTTCCTATAATGCAGTAATAGACCATCACCCTGTCACTGATGGATGGAATGCCCCTTTTGTAGACATACGGCCGGAATATGGAGCGGTTGCCTCCATGCTCACGGAATACCTGAAGGCCGCCAATATAAAACCTACGGTAGCCCTTGCAACAGCACTCTTTTACGGCATCAAAGCCGATACCTTGAATTTTAGCAAGAAGACCTCTCAATCTGATGTGCTCTGTTTCCAATACCTCTTTAAGCGGATCAACCAGCAACTGCTGAATAAGATAGAGACTGCTGTTATAAGGCAATCAGAACTGAAGTATTTCAAGATCGCCCTGGAAAACATGAGGACCAGCAAAAAACGTATTTATGTCCACCTGGGCCGTGTCGGGAATCCGGATATCCTGGTCGTGGTAGCCGATTTCCTTGCACATGTTCATGAAATAGGCTGGGTCATAATCTCTGGTCAGTACGGAGAAAAGCTGATAGTTATCTTTCGCTGTGATGGCTACAAGAAAAATGCAGGCAAGCTGGCGACCCGGGTCTTTGGGAAAATAGGTTCAGCCGGCGGACACAGGCAAAGTGCCAGGGCAGAGGTCCCTTTTAGGAATCTTCCCGAGGGCGCAGCAAAAAATTTTACGACAAATGTGCTCCTTCGCCTGATGGTTAAACATCTGGTGTAA
- a CDS encoding type II toxin-antitoxin system HicB family antitoxin: protein MKVNIIIEKDQYGYYAFCPELKGCHTQGDSLEEVLENIKEAIELYLETLSPHEREYCLNKEILTTSMEVKVA from the coding sequence ATGAAAGTAAATATTATAATCGAGAAAGATCAATATGGGTATTATGCTTTTTGTCCTGAATTGAAAGGTTGCCATACCCAGGGGGATTCTCTTGAAGAAGTGCTTGAGAATATAAAAGAGGCTATAGAACTTTATTTAGAAACTTTATCGCCACATGAAAGGGAATATTGCCTAAACAAGGAAATATTAACGACCTCTATGGAGGTTAAAGTTGCCTAA
- a CDS encoding glucose-1-phosphate adenylyltransferase — protein sequence MPKTLAMLLAGGRVDELGVLTFLRPKSTVPFGGLYRFIDFPLSNLMQSGIERVGILGQYRSSSLIEHIGTGASWDMIGRHRGITLLPPFQGLHASDWYKGTADAVYQNLDFIHAHKPDLVLILSGDHIYHMDYQEIIQFHLDTGADVTASFVQVSQAGSSRFGLALISEDDTRGGRLLGYSEKPAHPASNWASMTIYLFKAGILYQALEENAGIDSHEFGRDIFPAILSRHKVYGYKFHGYWGYCRTFEEYWAANMDLLGEHPEIKLSEWQICTNLDHEAIRDRGPALIGPQGSIENSRLYNGVRIEGRVSRSILFPGAYVGVGAEVKDSILFFDTQIGPGARVERAITDIGASIGRDSVIGKQDGALTVIGIRTQIPQGITIGPGCSVHPELKAQDFTRKLYEQRDFITAVNHPV from the coding sequence ATGCCGAAAACCTTAGCCATGCTCCTTGCCGGCGGCAGGGTTGATGAACTCGGGGTCCTTACCTTCCTCAGGCCCAAGTCCACAGTACCTTTCGGAGGCCTGTACAGATTCATAGACTTCCCTCTCAGCAACCTCATGCAATCGGGCATCGAGAGGGTCGGAATTCTCGGCCAGTACAGGTCCTCATCTCTAATAGAGCACATCGGGACAGGCGCCTCCTGGGACATGATAGGCAGACACCGCGGCATCACTCTCCTGCCTCCCTTTCAAGGCTTGCACGCCTCAGACTGGTACAAGGGCACGGCTGATGCGGTATATCAAAACCTTGATTTTATCCATGCCCACAAGCCAGATCTTGTATTGATCTTATCAGGCGACCATATCTATCACATGGATTATCAGGAAATCATTCAATTTCATCTGGATACCGGGGCCGATGTCACTGCCTCCTTTGTTCAGGTCTCTCAGGCAGGTTCGTCCAGATTCGGCCTGGCCCTGATTTCTGAAGACGACACAAGGGGAGGCCGTCTCCTGGGATATTCAGAGAAACCGGCCCATCCTGCATCGAACTGGGCTTCCATGACTATATACCTGTTCAAGGCCGGGATCTTGTACCAGGCCCTGGAGGAAAATGCCGGAATTGACTCCCATGAGTTCGGCCGGGATATATTCCCTGCCATATTGAGCAGGCATAAGGTATATGGTTACAAATTTCACGGTTATTGGGGATACTGCCGCACCTTTGAGGAGTATTGGGCCGCCAATATGGATCTCCTGGGAGAACACCCTGAAATAAAACTGTCCGAATGGCAGATATGCACCAACCTGGACCATGAGGCAATAAGAGATCGAGGCCCCGCACTTATCGGCCCTCAAGGCTCCATAGAAAACTCAAGGCTTTATAACGGGGTCAGGATCGAAGGGCGAGTCTCTCGATCGATTCTTTTTCCAGGAGCTTACGTAGGAGTAGGGGCAGAGGTAAAAGATTCGATACTGTTTTTTGACACTCAAATAGGACCAGGGGCCAGGGTTGAGCGCGCTATAACCGACATTGGTGCCAGCATCGGAAGGGATTCCGTGATTGGCAAGCAGGACGGGGCGCTCACCGTAATCGGCATCCGCACCCAAATTCCACAAGGTATAACAATAGGGCCGGGATGCAGCGTTCATCCCGAACTCAAGGCCCAGGACTTCACCCGGAAGCTTTATGAGCAAAGGGACTTCATAACCGCGGTTAATCATCCAGTTTAG
- a CDS encoding FmdB family transcriptional regulator yields MPIYEYRCEKCGKISSYLVLNKDDFEFHCKYCGSDSVTKLISRVNVRLSEETRLEKLEDPAMMTGLDENDPKSMARWMKKMGGLIGDELGEDFDQMVDEAMEEAAAEEAAGDLEPGSRPDESSSPVTDSMSADSLNNSM; encoded by the coding sequence ATGCCTATCTATGAATACCGCTGTGAAAAATGTGGAAAGATTTCTTCTTACCTGGTTCTTAACAAGGACGATTTTGAATTCCATTGCAAATATTGCGGAAGTGACTCGGTCACCAAATTGATCTCCAGAGTTAATGTACGTCTCTCCGAAGAGACAAGACTGGAAAAATTAGAAGATCCTGCAATGATGACGGGCCTCGACGAAAATGATCCCAAGAGTATGGCCAGGTGGATGAAGAAGATGGGAGGTCTGATAGGAGATGAGCTTGGCGAAGACTTTGACCAGATGGTTGATGAAGCCATGGAAGAGGCGGCTGCGGAAGAAGCGGCAGGCGATCTTGAACCAGGCAGCAGGCCGGATGAATCCTCTTCGCCTGTAACGGACTCGATGTCTGCCGATTCATTAAATAATTCCATGTAA
- the cobJ gene encoding precorrin-3B C(17)-methyltransferase, whose protein sequence is MIVTSDLHDHESGKLDIIGLGPGDPMWMAPVARDSIASSDVIVGYKTYIDLISPILDPAKEVLASGMRQEVERCRAAADLAISGKRVAMVCSGDPGIYGLAGLVLQILKGHPAGTQVEVDIIPGISALNACSSRLGAPLAHDFSVISLSDILTPWDIIVKRLHAAGQADFVVVIYNPRSRRRVTQLEEAVKILKEYREIFTPVGIVQRAMRQGESVKITTLSDLASQDIDMQTTIIVGNSQTFVWQDRMITPRGYIIP, encoded by the coding sequence ATGATTGTGACATCAGACTTACATGATCATGAAAGCGGCAAACTGGACATTATCGGCCTTGGACCCGGAGATCCCATGTGGATGGCTCCTGTTGCCCGTGATAGCATAGCCTCTTCAGACGTAATAGTGGGTTATAAGACCTACATAGACCTGATAAGCCCGATTTTAGATCCTGCAAAAGAGGTCCTTGCCAGCGGCATGAGACAGGAGGTTGAGCGATGCAGGGCCGCAGCGGATCTTGCCATTTCCGGTAAACGGGTAGCCATGGTCTGTAGTGGTGATCCGGGGATATATGGACTGGCTGGATTGGTACTGCAAATACTGAAAGGTCATCCAGCAGGTACGCAGGTTGAAGTTGATATCATTCCCGGTATTTCAGCTCTAAACGCTTGCTCTTCAAGGCTCGGCGCCCCTCTTGCCCACGATTTTTCAGTTATCAGCCTCAGCGACATCCTAACTCCATGGGATATTATTGTTAAACGTCTACATGCTGCGGGTCAGGCGGACTTTGTTGTCGTCATTTATAATCCCAGAAGTCGCCGCAGGGTCACACAGCTTGAAGAGGCGGTGAAAATTCTCAAGGAGTACAGAGAAATTTTCACCCCTGTCGGCATAGTCCAAAGGGCCATGAGACAGGGAGAGTCTGTTAAAATTACTACACTTTCTGACCTTGCAAGCCAGGATATTGATATGCAGACTACAATAATAGTTGGGAACAGTCAGACCTTTGTCTGGCAGGACAGGATGATAACCCCAAGGGGTTATATAATACCGTGA
- a CDS encoding ferredoxin encodes MPEVTFLPANMTVKANQDENLLRIAMRAGVYINSLCGGAGVCNKCRILLERGRVRGEALPEGGWKACATFPVSDVVVRVPVEYEMDRKVLRRPMARKAASWIKAQEEPVTWKLHPAVRKRVINLPQPSLQDSASDLDRLMREIVQGRLQAISMEVDSQILFNLPESIRNKDWRVTVSLMEGAKKDVRRLIRVEPGDATDQHLAVAVDIGTTTVSAQLLDLGSGAVLAEASNYNPQISYGEDIISRMEFARRKEGLKTLQKKIAECLNGLIGELLSDADRGKDALSLITVAANTVMIHLLLGLDTRFLRTQPYTPVATRFPPVRAIESGINVPEHVRVFLGPCVASYVGADIVAGVVGVGLNRRPELTLFIDIGTNGEIVLGNQDWMACAACSAGPAFEGGGIKHGMRATTGAVEVVYIHPGTFEPMVLTIGGRKAKGICGSGIISLLAGLFMAGVLDQQGKFHTGLGTKRVRFGRDGWEYVVIEAESTSIGQDIVFTEADIENLIRAKGAMFAGYFTLLESVGMGFEDLERVILAGNFGSYLDIDQAITIGLLPDIPRDRFFFAGNSSLLGAKASAVSRSVMKELHEVAQMMTHFDLSDNPRFMEHYVSCLFLPHTDQKLFPSVRLD; translated from the coding sequence ATGCCTGAAGTAACCTTTTTGCCAGCCAATATGACCGTAAAAGCGAACCAGGATGAAAATCTGCTGAGGATAGCCATGAGGGCCGGTGTATATATCAATTCCTTATGCGGTGGGGCAGGGGTATGTAACAAGTGCCGCATTCTTCTGGAACGGGGCCGGGTCCGGGGAGAGGCCCTGCCGGAAGGCGGATGGAAGGCCTGCGCCACCTTTCCGGTCTCAGACGTGGTGGTCCGTGTACCAGTTGAATATGAAATGGACCGAAAGGTACTCAGGCGGCCGATGGCCAGAAAGGCTGCATCCTGGATCAAGGCCCAGGAAGAGCCTGTAACCTGGAAGCTGCATCCTGCTGTGCGAAAACGCGTTATTAACCTGCCCCAGCCAAGCCTTCAGGACAGTGCAAGCGACCTCGACAGGCTGATGCGCGAGATTGTCCAGGGCAGGCTCCAGGCGATTTCAATGGAGGTAGACAGCCAGATTCTCTTTAATTTGCCGGAATCGATACGGAACAAAGACTGGAGAGTCACTGTCAGCTTAATGGAAGGAGCAAAGAAAGACGTCCGTCGCCTCATTCGTGTGGAGCCTGGTGATGCAACGGACCAGCATCTTGCCGTGGCCGTGGATATAGGGACTACCACGGTGTCGGCCCAGTTGTTGGATCTCGGGAGCGGAGCGGTCCTGGCAGAGGCATCCAATTACAATCCGCAGATCAGTTATGGGGAAGATATCATCTCCCGGATGGAGTTTGCCAGAAGAAAAGAGGGCCTGAAGACCCTGCAAAAAAAGATAGCCGAATGCCTCAATGGGCTCATAGGAGAACTCCTTTCAGATGCGGACCGGGGGAAGGACGCCTTGAGTCTGATTACTGTTGCCGCAAATACCGTAATGATTCATCTTCTTCTTGGACTTGATACGCGTTTTTTGAGGACCCAGCCCTATACTCCTGTCGCCACCCGATTCCCTCCGGTAAGGGCCATAGAGTCAGGCATAAATGTTCCTGAGCACGTGCGCGTGTTTTTAGGCCCCTGTGTTGCCAGTTACGTCGGTGCGGATATCGTGGCCGGAGTAGTAGGCGTAGGGCTTAACCGCCGCCCGGAACTTACGCTTTTCATAGATATAGGGACAAACGGAGAGATCGTCCTTGGAAATCAGGACTGGATGGCCTGTGCAGCCTGCTCTGCAGGTCCTGCCTTTGAGGGGGGCGGCATAAAGCACGGCATGCGAGCCACCACAGGGGCAGTGGAGGTGGTGTACATACATCCCGGGACTTTTGAACCCATGGTCTTGACCATTGGCGGCAGAAAGGCCAAGGGAATATGCGGATCAGGCATAATCAGCCTGCTTGCAGGCCTTTTCATGGCAGGTGTGCTGGATCAGCAGGGAAAGTTTCATACCGGCCTGGGGACGAAAAGGGTCCGCTTTGGCAGGGATGGCTGGGAATACGTGGTAATAGAGGCGGAATCCACTTCCATAGGTCAGGATATTGTGTTTACAGAGGCAGACATTGAGAATCTCATCAGGGCAAAAGGTGCCATGTTTGCCGGTTATTTTACTTTGCTGGAATCGGTGGGTATGGGATTTGAGGACCTGGAACGGGTAATACTGGCCGGCAATTTTGGAAGCTACCTGGATATTGACCAGGCCATCACCATAGGACTCCTTCCGGATATTCCAAGGGACCGATTCTTTTTCGCAGGCAACAGCTCTCTCCTCGGGGCAAAGGCCTCGGCTGTTTCCCGGTCTGTTATGAAAGAGCTGCACGAGGTCGCTCAGATGATGACACACTTTGACCTAAGCGATAACCCGAGGTTCATGGAACACTATGTCTCCTGCCTGTTCCTGCCTCATACGGATCAGAAACTGTTCCCCTCAGTCAGGCTGGACTGA
- a CDS encoding two-component system response regulator: protein MMPNILILDDEEPVRRMLRQLLEMNNYNCTSANSVAEARKCLKNNNFEVILCDINMPGESGIDFIRYVTAEHPDTAVMMVTGVDDPKIAETALEIGAYGYIIKPFRNNELIINIQNSLRRRELEINGRSYRKNLEQMVAQRTNKLRKVLEGIIHAMSLTVESRDPYTAGHQRRVAKLAAAVAKEMNLSKDRIEGIHMAGMIHDIGKISIPAEILTKPGRITEYEFGIIKLHPKIGFEILKQIEFPWPVAQMVYQHHERLDGSGYPQGLSGEAILLQAKILGVADVVESMASHRPYRPALGIEKALEEISQNKGILYDPDVVDACLRLFKEKGFEFRDA from the coding sequence ATGATGCCCAATATCTTGATTTTGGACGATGAAGAACCCGTCCGGCGGATGCTGAGACAATTGCTGGAGATGAATAATTACAACTGCACCTCGGCCAACAGTGTAGCAGAGGCCCGTAAGTGTCTGAAAAACAACAATTTCGAGGTGATCCTTTGCGATATAAATATGCCTGGTGAATCAGGCATAGACTTTATCCGGTATGTTACGGCAGAACATCCGGATACGGCAGTAATGATGGTTACTGGAGTGGATGACCCGAAGATCGCCGAGACTGCGCTGGAAATAGGAGCTTATGGCTACATCATTAAACCCTTCAGGAACAACGAGCTGATAATTAATATTCAAAATTCGTTACGCCGTCGGGAACTTGAAATCAACGGCCGGAGTTACCGGAAAAATCTGGAGCAAATGGTAGCTCAGCGCACCAACAAGTTACGAAAAGTCTTGGAAGGGATCATCCATGCAATGTCTTTGACCGTTGAATCCAGGGACCCTTACACAGCCGGACACCAGCGCCGGGTAGCCAAGCTTGCCGCTGCAGTGGCAAAGGAGATGAATCTCTCAAAAGACCGGATTGAGGGAATCCATATGGCAGGGATGATTCATGACATCGGCAAGATTTCTATACCTGCTGAGATTCTCACCAAGCCGGGGCGAATAACTGAATACGAATTCGGCATAATCAAATTACACCCCAAGATTGGTTTTGAAATATTGAAACAGATAGAGTTTCCTTGGCCGGTAGCTCAGATGGTTTATCAACACCATGAAAGGCTGGATGGATCCGGATATCCTCAAGGTCTATCCGGTGAAGCAATTCTCCTGCAAGCGAAAATATTAGGTGTAGCTGATGTAGTTGAGTCCATGGCCTCGCACAGACCTTACAGACCCGCTCTTGGAATAGAAAAGGCATTGGAGGAAATCTCGCAAAACAAAGGTATACTCTATGACCCGGATGTAGTTGATGCCTGCTTGAGGCTTTTCAAAGAGAAGGGGTTTGAATTCCGGGATGCCTGA
- the rfaE2 gene encoding D-glycero-beta-D-manno-heptose 1-phosphate adenylyltransferase produces the protein MDEIHSVRQDFFTAHAPRSWWPKANPKILDLPSLSAAVNRRRKAGQKMVFTNGCFDILHAGHVSYLESARHMGDYLVVGLNSDKSVRKIKGPGRPVNHEAMRAHVLAGLAAVDYVVIFDDPTPLHLIQTIIPNILVKGADWKEKDIVGAETVKNAGGRIARIPFVYDTSTSRILKLPQLFTSLLRNR, from the coding sequence ATGGATGAGATACACTCTGTACGGCAGGACTTCTTTACCGCACATGCCCCAAGGTCCTGGTGGCCAAAGGCCAATCCGAAGATACTGGACCTGCCTTCTCTCAGTGCCGCGGTCAATCGAAGGCGCAAGGCCGGCCAGAAAATGGTCTTTACCAATGGATGCTTTGATATCCTCCATGCAGGTCATGTCTCATACCTGGAATCAGCCCGGCACATGGGTGACTATCTGGTGGTAGGATTGAACAGCGACAAATCGGTCAGAAAGATAAAGGGGCCGGGTCGCCCTGTAAACCACGAAGCGATGAGGGCCCATGTGCTGGCCGGTCTTGCCGCTGTAGACTATGTGGTGATTTTTGATGATCCTACACCTTTGCACCTTATTCAGACCATTATCCCGAATATTTTAGTCAAGGGAGCGGATTGGAAAGAGAAGGACATAGTAGGGGCCGAAACAGTGAAGAACGCAGGCGGCCGCATAGCAAGGATTCCTTTTGTCTATGATACATCTACAAGCCGCATATTGAAATTACCGCAATTGTTCACGAGTTTACTTAGAAACCGATGA
- a CDS encoding DUF2442 domain-containing protein yields the protein MIMRWITEAIYLDGYKLKIRFDNGETKVVDLHPHIDGPIFEPLKDLDFFRSFRVNHDIDTIVWPNNADFSPDFLYEIGQKVSEQDASTDARNSRG from the coding sequence ATGATCATGCGTTGGATAACTGAAGCAATATATCTTGATGGATACAAGCTCAAGATACGTTTTGACAACGGAGAGACCAAGGTTGTCGATTTACATCCGCATATTGATGGTCCCATTTTTGAGCCCTTAAAGGACCTTGATTTCTTCAGGTCCTTTCGTGTTAACCACGATATAGATACAATCGTGTGGCCAAACAACGCCGACTTTTCGCCCGACTTCCTCTATGAAATCGGCCAGAAAGTCAGCGAACAAGACGCTTCAACCGACGCTCGAAACTCGCGCGGCTGA
- a CDS encoding UDP-glucose 4-epimerase has product MKILVTGGAGFIGSNVADAYIEAGHEVVVVDNLYTGKRENLHPEARFYLMDIRAPEIRKLLEYERPEVINHHAAQISVPASVEDPGFDASVNIEGFINLLEGARRVGTHKVIFISSGGAIYGEAEEYPTSEDCSLQPLSPYAITKAASESYLHFYGHQYELDYTVLRYSNIYGPRQIPHGEAGVVAIFMDRLLENRPCTLFHFPSEPEGMIRDYCYVGDVVEANLLALEAGNKKAVNIGTGKETRTQLLFETIFDVISSRRLLSNSLMTPDRTLARPGDLKKSCLKINLAEDVLGWKPRTVLSEGIEKTLDWRMGR; this is encoded by the coding sequence ATGAAAATCCTTGTAACCGGCGGGGCTGGTTTTATAGGTTCAAATGTGGCTGATGCCTATATAGAGGCAGGTCATGAAGTCGTAGTGGTAGACAATCTGTATACAGGAAAACGGGAAAACCTGCATCCCGAGGCAAGGTTCTATTTAATGGACATCAGGGCCCCTGAGATACGCAAACTCCTGGAGTACGAAAGGCCTGAGGTGATAAATCACCACGCAGCGCAAATCTCCGTACCTGCTTCTGTGGAAGACCCCGGATTTGACGCCTCAGTGAATATCGAGGGTTTTATAAACCTGCTGGAAGGCGCCAGGAGAGTCGGGACACACAAGGTCATATTCATATCCTCAGGGGGGGCCATCTATGGAGAGGCTGAAGAGTACCCCACCTCTGAGGACTGTTCCCTGCAGCCCCTGTCCCCTTATGCCATAACAAAGGCGGCTTCAGAAAGCTACCTTCACTTTTACGGGCACCAATACGAATTGGACTATACTGTTTTACGCTATTCAAACATCTATGGCCCCAGGCAGATACCTCATGGCGAGGCAGGAGTGGTGGCCATTTTCATGGACAGATTACTCGAAAACAGGCCCTGTACGCTTTTTCATTTTCCTTCTGAGCCTGAGGGTATGATCAGGGACTACTGCTATGTGGGAGATGTCGTTGAGGCAAATCTCCTTGCCCTCGAGGCAGGAAATAAAAAGGCCGTAAATATTGGCACCGGGAAGGAAACCAGGACCCAGCTCCTCTTTGAGACCATCTTTGATGTAATTTCCAGCAGACGTCTTCTGAGCAATTCTCTCATGACACCGGACAGGACCCTTGCGAGGCCTGGAGATCTCAAAAAAAGTTGCCTGAAGATAAATCTGGCCGAGGATGTACTGGGCTGGAAACCCAGGACAGTTCTTTCCGAAGGTATTGAAAAAACTTTGGATTGGAGAATGGGCCGGTGA